TTCTTCAGAAGACCGGACGCAGGCCGAAGAGCATTCGCGCGGTGGGCGCGATGGCGGACCTGGTGCCGAACCACCTGATCGCCGACCTGTCGCGGCTCGCCGGCGCGCCCTATCTCAACTCGTTCGGCTCCACCGAGACCGGCCTTGCGCCGGCCTCCTCCTGCCTGCTTAGGCCCGGCGTGGTTCCCGAAAAACTGTCGAAGCGCAAGAGCTCGTTCTGCGATGTCAGGCTGGTCGATCCGAACGGCGACGAGGTGCCGGACGGCGAGCCGGGCGAGGCCTCGGTGCGCGGGCCGACCGTCTTTTCCGGCTACTGGAACGCGCCCGAGACCAATGCGCGCGACTTCAAGGGCGGCTGGTTCCGCATGGGCGACCTGTTCCGCCGCAATCCGGACGGCAGCTTCGATTTCGTCGACCGGGCCAAATACATGATCAAGTCGGGCGGCGAGAACATCTATCCGGCCGAGGTCGAGCGCGTGCTGCTCTCCGACCCGCGCGTCAGCGACGCGATCGTGGTGCGGCAGAAGGACGACCGCTGGGGCGAGGTCCCGGTCGCCTTCATCTCGCGCAGCGACGACAGCCTGTCGGAAGGCGATGTCGAGGCGCTCTGCCGCCGGGAACTCGCCGGCTACAAGCGACCCAAGGCGGTGCACTTCATCGGCTTCGACGATTTCCCGCGCTCGACCACGGGGAAGATCTTGAGGCACGAGATGGAAGCGAAGCTGAAGTAGGGGAGTAGGGCAGTAAGGCAGTAGGCAGTAGGCAGTAGGCAGTAGGCAGTAGGGAATGGCCTCCGTGCTGTGTGCGTTGGAGTCGAGATTTAAGTAGAGCGTGCGGCTGGAGCGGCTGCGCTGCTTTTTTTGGACGCGGCCGCCCCTCGCCGCCGTCATCCTCGGCCTTGTGCCGAGGATCTTCGCAGACTCGTGGTTTGGCGCAACGGCGAGGCTGACGATCCGGCGACAGCAGATCCTCGGCACAAGGCCGAGGATGACGATGGTTCTGAGGCGTATCGGCCGGGTAAGTGCCTGGGAAGGTTTACTTTTTTCCGCGCGAAGGCGTCGCCCGTGCGAGGGTTCGCGCGGGCGGAAAAGAGTAAACTGTAGCCTGTGCCATCACGACGTATCCCACCGCTCCTGCGCCTCGTAGGCGAAATAGTGCAGGTCGCGCAGGACGTCGTCGACCGCGTGAAGACGGCGCGGCGAGCCGGGGCGGTGCAGGCCGTAGGCGCGGCCGGGGCGCAGCGTGGTGAGCCGGTGAATCCGCCCGGCCTTGCGGAAGGCATCGCGACGCGCGCGCCAGCGGGCGAGGCGCCTGGCCTGTCCCGGCAGGTCTTCGAGCGCACGGCTGAGCGCTGCGACGCGCCGGCGCAGATATCCGGCCTCGAGCGGATCGTTGCGCGACGGTTCCTGCCTGGGCGCGACGGGAAAAGGTGTCGTCCAGCCGGGAATGAAGACGCGCGGCACGCCCGAGGCGCGGATGCGGAACGGCGGCGCGGTCGGGTCGGGCAAGGGGTCGAGGAGCGGGAAGGAGAGCCGGCCGGGTGCCGCCGGCACGGCGGCGGGCGCGTCGGCCGCGGCGGGGGCCAGAGCCAGGCCGAGGCTGACGGGAATGTGCGCGACCAGCGGCCCGCCCTTGCGCGCGACCGCGGGCAGCACCGGCATCGGCGCCACCATGTCGCGGGCGGCGACGATCACCAGCCGCCGCACCGCGGCCTCGGCCGGCCGCAGCAGGCGGAACACGGCGCGATGGACCCAGCGCGGCAGCGTCGGACGGAGCAGATAGGCTTGGCCGGGTCCGGCCAGCGTGCCGCCGCGCCCAGCCGAGCCATGCTCTGCCGCAAGGGACAGGTCGAGCCCGGCCATGGCGGCGAGCGTGGCGACGATCTCCCGCAAGAGCCTGACATTCCGTTCGATCACCCCGTCCCAATCGATCACCGCCACCTCCTTCGCGGGACCAGTGTCGCCGCGACGCGCGGGGTGGTGGATGGAAAATTGAGTGGCGGATGGCGAATGCCGAGCGGGGCAACGGGTTGGTGGGAGAGCAGGCGGAAATCGATGCACAGGGTGCGCGCATCTCCTCCCTTGCGGGGGAGCGCGATCGCCGCGGCTGCGGAACGGCGCGCCCGAGCGCGTGGGGCGTGGATGGCGGTAGTGGGGTGGAAAGTGGACTGGCGCTTGTCGCTATCATTCGCTGAAAGCGGACAGACAAGACAGTGGACAATCCGATCACTCGTCAGAGCAATACCGCCTGAAGATAACAGACCCCTCGGATCATTTCATGTCTTTGAGCTTGCGGGAGTATTTCGAGAGAAGGTCAGGAACCGACAATCCGTGCACGTTGAGGACCTTCTGGATATGGGTCGCTGTGAGATCGTCAAGGTTCTGATTCTCGAACGACTTGAAGAACTCCCGCGTGGCTTTAACCAGACTCTTGAGGTCCCATTCTCGGACGCCTTCCACGTAATGGGTGAACGCCGCTGCGCTTTCGATCTTTCCGGCCGGATGGATAATGAGACGCTTGACCTTCATTTCCTTGTAGTGCTTGTCGAACCACGCGCTCGACCGGTTCATTTGCTCGGCTTCCGCCTTGTTTATCTCGGCGCGGGTCACGCCGACTTCGCTCTTGCATTCGAACAGGATGTACTGGCTGTCGTCCAAGGCCCAGAGGTTATCGGGGCCCTCTTTCCACTCTGTGTCCGGCCGTTCCCCGACGAAACCGAGAGCGAAGCTCAACTCGTTAAGCGCGGCCTCGAATTTGTCTGCCTTGGTTCCGAAAACCAGTCTGCCCAACATTTCGGTGACACCGACATTGAGGTCTGCATAATCGTTGTGGTTTCCGATCCATTTCTTAACGCGTTCGGCGCGGCCCTGGCTCACTACTGTGAGTTTGGTGACAGTGACACCCGACGCTGGTTTCAGAAGGAGCCGGTTGCGCTTGTGGGCAGCGATCTGCAGAATATCGGCTTCGGCGCGATTGGACACGAAGTTGTAGCGTGCCTGGTTTTGCAGGTGCCAACCCTTCTCGTCGTCGTCCAGAGCGCCCTCGTCGACGATGGCTTGAACTAGTTTGACAGCCCCGGCGTAATCGCCCCTCATATAGGCCAGTTCGGCGTCCAGCTCCGATTTATAGAGCTTCAAAGCCGCCTGATCGGAGCCGGAAACGGAAACTTTTTCCATTTGCTCGGCATAGAACGCCTTCCAATCATCGTCGCGCTTGAGGCATTTGTTGGCAAGATCAACGAAGGCCTGCAAGGGCTCTATGCCGTCCTCGATATCCTGCTTGGCCATATCGGTGATTTCCAGGCCGATCTCGATCTGCGTTGCCATTTGCGACGACAGAAACCGACGCGAAGACTTGTCCCGAAGCAGTCGGACGAGGTCCGAACCAATGACAACGACGACCGAATAGTCTTTCTCTCCGCGCACGCTTCTACCCATTCCCTGCTCCACGGTGCGGACTGCACGCATCAGGGTCGCGGCGCTATGCGGTCGGCATTGCTCTTCGTAGAGGTCCGTGAGGCTCTCGGCGTAAGGTTTCGAGTCGAAGACCAGGACGCGGCATGTCTTATCGGGCAGATCGATCCCGTCATAGCGGTTTACGAGGACGACGGTGTTGTCGAACTCTCCCCTAGAAAGTGCGTCAATCACCGTACCGATGGTCTCTGTCGTTGGGACTAACGCGCCATTGCTTTCCCAGGGCTTCGCCTTTTCAAAGCTGGGCACGAGAGCCACCAATCCGAAGTTTCGCTTCTTCGCGCTCTTCGAAAACTTCTCAACGATCAAGCCGTGGTCCAGATCCTCGTGGATGAGCGAGGGCAACAGGACCATCTTTTCACCCGACCACTTTTCCCCGTCGTACGTCAAAGGTTTGGCGATCGTTTCGGGCGAAAGCCGTAAGCCTTTGACGAGGAAAGCGTCGTCGGTAACGGTGGCGGACATGAAGATGCGATGCGTGGCCTTATCGAAGGAACCGAAGGCGTCAAGGGGCGCGATATATGGTTCGATCTCGACCGCATTCCCTGAGATGATGCATTGGCAATGTGGCAGTAGATTCTTGAGCAAAGGCCAGGCAAACTTGATCGACTTGCGGTCGGAATTTTTCGAAAGGATTCCTGCCACCTCGGCTTCCCGGGGGATCCACGCCCAGTAAGGCACCGGCAGGAACGCATCTCGTTTCTCGTTCTCGATGTCGGCGTAGGTGCCCATACCCTGCTGTTCCAGATCGGCGGAAAACAGCGCCTTCAGAAGGCTATAGGCTTCCTCCTGGCGGGGGATATGGATTCGGCACTGGTTGCGGATCGTGTCGGAACAGGCATGGGCGTCGTCCATCAGCATCGTGTCGACCGGTATCGACTGCTTGTTGAGTCCGAACTTAGTCAGGCCATTGAAGACCTTCTGCACTGACGTGACGAAGATGGACCGGCCATCGATGAAATCTTCCGGCAGATCGCCTTCCGAAGTACATGTTCGTATCCCGAACTGGCGCGCCTGCTCGCATGTCTGGTCGACCAGGAAGTTGTTTGGACAAATATAGACCACCGGCCCATGGCCAGCGTTCAGACGCGATTGCAGCATGAGTAGGCCGATGAGGGTCTTGCCCTGGCCCGTATGCAGCTTGACGATCCAGTCGCGCTTAGCAGTGTCGGACTCGAACCATTTGGTGAGCACCGCAATCTGGGCCGGACGCAAGGGCCCTTTGTCTGCCTCGCGATCCAAGGTGTCGTAAAGCTTGACGGGGTCCGTCTGTTTCTCGACGACTTTGCCACCAAGCTTTTTCTTAAAGTCGACCATTTGCAATCACAAAAAGAGAAGACACATCTATATCTCGGACGGGATTACACTCGGAAACGAGGATCGTAAACAGCCCATCCGAGTTCTGGAGCTAAAGTAATCTCTCGCTCGAACGTCCGCTTGGGAAATTGGCCGGCCCGGCCGGGAACGACCAGCTTGGGGTCGTAACCAGACACGCTGCCGTTCAGGCGACGGTCCGCCGCCGCTGCCGGGCGTGGCCCCGTCCACTCGGCAGTTCCCGCCCCCTCCACCACGCTTCGCGTGGTCCCCCTCCCCCGTAAACGGGGGAGGATCAGGCGCCTCCGCGTCCTCATGCTGCGGCCTTCATCCAGGGTTAGAAAACGTGACATCCGAGCGCGTTGATCCTCCCCCGTTTACGGGGGAGGGGGACCATGCGTAGCATGGTGGAGGGGGCGCTCCCCGGACCAAAGCGCAGGGCGAGCGATGCGGGCCGAGAAACGGACATTTCAGCGTGCCAGGCAGTTGCGTGGCGACCTGAGCCTGCCCGAGGTGATCCTGTGGGACTGCCTTCGCGGGCGGCGACTGGACGGGCTGCGGTTCCGGCGCCAGCATCCGGTGGGGCCGTATGTGCTGGACTTCTACCATGCCGAGGGAAAGCTGGCGGTGGAGGTCGACGGGGCGCATCACGACCTGCAGGAGCAGATCAGCCATGAGCTGCGTCGTGACGGCTGGCTGGCCGAGCACGGGGTGCGGGTGATGCGGATCGCGGCACGGGATGTGCTGGACGAGAAGGCGCTGGAGGGGATTCTGGTGATGATCGCGGAGGCGGCGAGGAGGTGAGGCGGGGTGCGCACGCCCCCCATGAATATGTCGCGCCCGCCCCCTCCACCGCCTTCGGCGGTCCCCCTCCCCCGCTTCGCAGGGGAGGATATACCGGCCGCATGGCCGCGCCTGATCCTCCCCCGTTTACGGGGGTCCGCAGGACGACTGCCGAAGGCGGTGGAGGGGGCGCTGGGCCCCCCTAATGCACCGCGGCGTACATGATCTTCTCCTCGGTCGCTTCCGACGGCGCGAATTCCTCCACCACGCGGCCGGAGCGGCAGACGAGGATGCGGTCGGAGAGGTTCATGACTTCGGGGAGGTAGGAGGAGATGACGACGATGGCGAGGCCTTCGTCGGCCAGCTTGTTGATGAAGGCGTGGATCTCGGCAATGGCGCCGACGTCGACGCCGCGGGTGGGCTCGTCGAAGATGATGACCTTCGGCTTCTGCACCAGCGACTTCGAGATCACGACTTTCTGCTGGTTGCCGCCCGACAGCTCGATGACGCGGGCGTTCGAGTTGATCGCCTTGATGTTGAGGGTCTTGGTCCAGTCGGCGGCGAGCGCGCGCATCTCGGCCATGTTGACGACCTGGCCGCTGGTGAGGCCGGCGGCAAGCGCGCCCATGTAGAGGTTTTCGGGGATCGTCATCGTCTCGAAGAAGCCTTCGATCTTGCGGTCCTCGGTGACGTAGACGATGCCGTCCTGCACCGCCTGGCGCGGCACGCGGTAGCGCACCGAGCGGTCGCGCAGCCGGATCTCGCCGCCATTGAAGAAGTTGCGCTTGACCACGCCGGAAATGATCTTGGCGACCTCGGTGCGGCCGGAGCCGATCAGGCCGAACATGCCGGTGATCTGGCCGCTGTAGATCGAGAAGGAGGTGTTGCGCACGATCGCGCCCATCGACACGTTCTGGACGGACAGCACCTTCTCGCCGACGGGACGCGGCTCCTCGCCGGCCTCGTGGCGGTAGAGCGAATTGGACAGCGAGCGGCCGACCATGGCGCGGATGATCTTGTCGCGGTCGAAGTTCTTCGCCGCGTCGCTGGCGACCAGCTCGCCGTCGCGCAGCACCGTGATGCGGTCGGCGATCGCCAGCGCCTCTTCCAGCGCGTGGCTGATGAAAATGATCGACACGCCCGACTTCTTCAGCCGCTCGACCAGCGAGAAGAAGTGGCGCTTCTCCTCCGGCGTCAGCGAGGCGGTGGGCTCGTCGAAGATGATGACCTGCACGTTCTTGCGCACCGCGCGCGCGATCTCGACCATCTGCTTGTGCGCGGCGCCGAGGGAGGAGACCAGCGCGGTCGGGTTCACGTTGAAGTTCAGCGACTGCAGGAAGGTCTGGGCGGCGATGTTGAGGCCGCGGATGCGGTTGAACAGGCTCTCGTCGCCGAGATAGAGGTTCTGCGCCACCGTCATCGAGGGCACGAGGCTGGTTTCCTGGAAGACCATGACGACGCCGTGGTCGAGCGCCTGCGCCGGGGTGTGGAAGGAGACCGGCGTGCCGTTGAGCAGCATCTCGCCGCTGGTGGCCTGCGTGACGCCGCACATCATCTTGGTCAGCGTCGACTTGCCGGCGCCGTTCTCGCCGAGCAGCGCGTGGATCTCGCCCTTCTGGAGCACGAAGTCGACCTTCGTCACGGCGGGAACGCCGCGATACTCCTTCGTCACCTGCTTCATCTCGATGAGCGGTTGCATCATGCGGCTCCCGAAGACGGTTTCGAACCGGGGCGGATCTCGACGATGGCGTCGCCGCCCTTGCTGGCGACGAGCAGCCTGTCGCCGTCGGGCAGGCAGGTCAACACGCCGTGGCGCGTGCCGTCGGCGCGGCTGTGCCAGGAGGCGACGGGGCGGAACGCTTGGTCCAGCCTGACGACAAGGCCGTAGGAGCGCGTCGGCGCCCAGGGCTTCAGCATGCCGAGATGCTTCTGCGCGCCGCCCTGCAGCGGCTCGAGGAAGGTGGCCGAGGGCTTGAGCGAGGGGGCGGCCCAGTAGGCCTCGTCGATCTCCTCGATCATGCGCGCGAGGAAGGCCGGCTCGCGCTGCACGAACTCGATGATCTGGTTGCGCGGCGCAAACAGCGCCAGCCAGTAACCGCCGGCGGGATCGCGGTGGATGCGCGCCGGATAGCCCGGCAGGTCGGCGAGAACGGGCTGCGGCCCGCGGCCCTCGGCAAGCACGACCAGCCGATGCTTCCAGCTCTCCGAGATAACCAGGCGGCCGTCCGGCGCGACGACGATGCCGAGCGGCCAGCCGAGGCCGGAGGCGATGCGGGTCTGGCGCGAGCCGTCGGTGGAGATGCGCCACACGGACCCGTCGGTCCGCCGCTCCATCAGGTCGCGCTTCCATTCGGCATGGCTGCGCTTCGAGGAACCCTGCGCGACGAGCAGTTCGTCGGAGGAGGAGAATGTCAACGCGGTGACGCAGCGCATCGGCCCGTCGCCGAGCTCGTCCACCAGCGCGCGGCGGCCGTCGGGTTCGATGATGGCGAGGCCACCATCGACAAGCGCGGCGGCGATGCGGCCCTTGGGCGAGGCGGCAAGCGCCGTGATGTTCGAGCCGAGGTCGGCCACCGGTTCCGAGCCCTTCGGGGTGAGGCGGCGGATTTCTCCGCCGGCGCTGAAGATCACGCCCTTGTCGTCCTGCGCCAGATCGTCCGGCGCGGTGACTGAAAGAACCAGCCCGGCCTCTTCGAGCAGGCGGTTCGGCCTGAGCGCGCCGTCCATCGGCGGCACGGTAACGGCGGCCTCGCCGCTGCCGCGGAAATTGTCCCAGACACGTCTGACGGCGCCGATCACGACTTCGCCCCCCAGTAGTCCTGGAGCGATGTCCAGGTCGGATCGGCGTCCGGGATTTTGTATTTGCCGACGCGGTTGTTGTAGATGCCGCCGAGGTAGAGATAGCCCTTGTGCTCGCGGATCGAGGTGATCATCGGATGCGCCTCGCCGCCAAGGTCCCACAGCACGTCGAGGATGGTGCCGTCGGCGTCGAACTTGATCACGCAGCCCGTGTTCATGTTCGGGTAGAGCCAGTCGTCGCGGCCGACCTTCTGCACCATGCGGCGGCGGAAGGAGGGCATCCTGAGCGCAAGGTCGAAGACCGGGGCGCGCATGCCGCAGAGCGCGCACCAGTAGGTGCCGTCGGAGGCGCGGTTGATGTTGTCGGGATAGCCCGGCAGGTTGTCGATGACGACTTCCCTCTCGCCCTTCTTCGGCCCGTCGAAATACCAGCGGGTGATGCGGCAGCCCCAGGTCTCGGCGAAGAGCAGCGACTGGCCGCTCTTCTCGACGCAGATGCCGTTGGGAAGCTGCAGGTTGGGCAAAACGGTGCGCGAGGAATTGGTCTTCGGGTCGTAGCAGATGATGCGGCCGTTGCCGCGGCCTTCGAGCGCGTCGACCATCCAGTCGTACATCTCGTAGCGGACGGTGGCCTCGGAGAAGTAGACCTTGCCGTCGGGCGCGATGTCGAGGTCGTCGGCAAGGCGCAGGCGGGAATCGTCGACGATCGAGAGCAGCGAGCGGTTGGTTTCGTCGGAGAGTTTCGTCACCTCGCCGGCGGGCGAGATCTTGTAGAGGCCCATGCCGCCGACGCAGGTGTGCAGGTTGCCCTCTGAATCGAAGGCGAAGCCGAGCGGGTGGCCGCCGATATGGGCGAAGACCTCCCAGCGCGTGTGGTCGGGGGCGAAGAAGCGGATGACGTCGCCGTGGCGCGAGCCGCAGTAGAGGTTGTCGTCCTTGTCGAAGATGACGTCCTCCGGCCCGTCGAGCTCGCCGAGGCCGATGGCTTCCACCCCGCGAAGCTTGTCGTTGAGCGCATAGGGCGAGGCGGAGCCTTCGGCCGTCTCCGGCAGCGGCGGCAGGGCGAAATAGGTCGGCGAGACATAGGCCCGCGCAAGCACCTTGTGGCGGTTCTTGACCCAGCGCACGTCGATGGCGACGGCGGCGAGCAGGATCAGGCCGAGGACGAGGGACGAGGTGCCGCTCGACAGGCCCATGCGGATCAGGGAGTTCTGCACCAGCAGGATGATGATGGCGCCGACGACCGCCTTGACGATCGAGCCGCGGCCGCCGCCGAGCGAGATGCCGCCGAGGACGGCGGCCGTCAGCATCGTCACCTCCAGCCCCTTGCCGACATCGGTGCCGGCGCTGGAGAGACGGGCGGCGTAGAAGGTGGCGGCGAGGCCGGTGAGCACGCCGGAGAGGACGTAGGTGGCGCAGATGGTGCGCTTGACGCGGATGCCGGCATTGTAGGCGGAGCGGCGCGAGCCGCCGACGGCCATGACGTGCCAGCCGAAGCGCATGCGGGTGAGCACCACGTGGCCGACGATGGCGATGACGACGGCGACGACGAGGCTCGACGGGATGCCGAACACCTTGCCGATCGCCATGAACTCCCAGGCGGCCGAGGCATTGAAGCCGCGCATGATCTGCTGGCCGTAGTCGAGCAGCGCCTGGTCGACCACCGCGCGCACGATGATCAGCATCACCAGCGTGGTGAGGAAGGCGCGCATGCCGAGATAGCCGATGAGCACGCCGTTGACGAGGCCGATCAGGCCGCCGAGCAGCATGATCGCGGGGATGCCGATGGCGAGGTTGATCTCCATCGAATTGATGAGGAGCAGCGCGGCGAGATTGCAGAAGGCGAAGACCGAGCCGACGGTCAGGTCGATGCCGCCGGCCATCATCACGAAGGTGATGCCGACGATGATGATGAGATACTCGCCGTAGATCTGGGCGATGTCGGAAAGGTTCGAGCCGCCGAGGAAGCCGGGCATCGCCACGCTGAAGAAGGCGAAGACCGCGGCCAGGATCGTGACCGGGATCAGCGTGTCGATCCAGCTCTTGGACAGGATCTCGCCGACGAACTTGTCCGGAATGTACCGGTATCGCCAGCGCGTCCAGGTTTCCGACGACGCCATGTGCACAGTCTCCAATCGCACGTTCGGGAAAGGGACCGGCGCGGCGGGCGCGCCGGTCCGTCAGGCAGGCGTGCTTGTCAGCCGCCGAACGCCTTCATCTCCTCCAGCGTCCAGCAGGACGAGGGGGTGAGATTGTCCTTGGTCAGGATCTTGAGCGGCGTGTAGAGCGCGAAGGGAGCGCTGCCGGGCTTCGGCTTGGTCTGCAGCAGGATCTTGACCGCTGCGTTGAGGTCGCGCGCCTGGCCGGGCACGTCGTAGCTGACATAGGCGTCGAAGCTGCCGTTCTCGATGTTGTCGCAGGCCGCCGCCTTCGAGCCACCGCCCGACGAGACGAAATAGACCTGATCCTGCATGTTGGCCTCGCGGATGGCGGCCGCCGTGCCGGTGTCCTGGCCGTCCCAGACGCCGAGGATGCCGCACAGGTCCGGGTTCTGCTTCAGCACGGTCGAGGTGATCGCCTGCGCCTTGGCGGGATCGAAGTCGGCCGACTGGCGGGCGACGACCTGGATCTCCGGGTTCTGCGCGAAGACGTCGTCGAAGGCCTGGTTGCCGATGACGATGGTGGGGGTGGCGGCCTGCCCGGTGATGATGGCGATCTTGCCGTTCTTGCCCGAATCCTTGCCGCACGCCTTCACGATGGCCTGGGCCTGCTTCAGGCCGAGATCGTACCAGTCGGCGCCGACATAGGCGTCGCCATTGGTGACGGACTTGAGGTTGACCTGCACGACGTTGATGCCCTCGGCCATCGCCTTCGGCACGATGCGGTTGTAGGCCTGCTGGTCGAGCGGGTGCAGGATCAGCACGTCCGGCTTGTCGGCAATGAAGCCGTTGGCGGCCTGGACGCCGGCCTCGACGTTCCAGTTCGGGTCGCGCACGTCGACGGTGTAGCCGAGCGCCTTGGCCTGGTTCTGCAGGCCGGCGTTCCAGCCCTCGGTGAGGTCGAAGCCCATCGACAGCGGCACGAAGGCGACCTTCTTGCCCTTGAGCACGTCGTAATAGCCCTTCGACTGGCCGTCGTCGTACGGTTCGGAGACGGCAACGCCCGCCGTCATCACCAGCGCCGCGGTCGCGGCGAGCGCTTTCAGAAGCTTCATTCCAGACATGTCATTTTCCTCCACTTGAAATGACGGTTCAGATGTCCCCGTGCTGAGCGGTCTGCTCGTCGCGGGGGTTAAGCAGGGTGTCGACCACGATCGCCGCGAGCAGGATGACGCTCTTCAAGATGCTCTGGACGGTGTAGGTCAGGTTCATGATCGTCATGCCGTTGAGCAGGATGCCGATCAGGATGGTGCCGACGATGACGTTGCGGATGCCGCCCTTGCCGCCCGAGAGCCCGATGCCGCCCAGCACCACGACGAGGATGACGTCGTAGACCATGGTCGACAGGGCGAGCCGCGTGTTGATCTGCGACAGGGCGGTGGCCATGACGATGCCGGCGATCAGCGCGATGATCGAGATGAGCACGTATTGCACGACGATCATCGGCCGGACCGGGATGCCGGTGATGCGCGCGGCGGCCGGGTTGTCGCCCATGCCGTAGATGAAGCGGCCGGGCTTGAGGTAGCGCAGGAACAGCCAGGCGACGAGCGCCACCAGGGCGAAGACGATGACCGGAGTCGGCACGCCGAGCACACGCCCGCTGCCGATCGAATAGAACCAGGACGAGCGGTCGCCACCGATGTAGACGGCTTCGATCGGCACCAGATAGGCCTTGCCGAAGCCGTAGATGGCGATGCCCATGGCCAGCGTGGCGAAGATCGCCGGGATCTCGACATAGGCGATCAACACGCCGTTGATGATACCGACCACGATGGCGAAGGCGAGCGCGCAGAGCAGCGCCAGCCACAGCGGCAGCCCGCCATTGACGAGCGAGAGCATCCACGCGACCGAGATCGGCATGGTCGACAGCACCGACAGGTCGATGCCGCGCCCGATGATGGCGATGGCCATGCCGACGCCGAGGATGCCGAGGATCGACACGTTCTGGACGAGCGAGAGCAGGTTGCCCGGATCGAGGAAACCGGGAAGCGCGACCGAAAACGCGACGAACAGCGCCACCGCGATCACCAGCACGATACGTTCCTGAGAGAGGCCTCTCAACATCGGTGTGGTCTCCTCCCCACCGCACCCATCCAGGCTGCGAAATCTAATGAATGATGTTCACTAATACACAGAACTGTCAATCGGATTTTCGACGCCGGCAACAAAATAGGCGCCGGAATTTCTGCGTATTTCGCTAATAGAACACAAGAATATGACATGACGGGCCGCTAATGAATTAGGCCCATCAAAATTACTAACCTGGTTGTGCCGTCCGCTGCTAGGCCGTTCGAACAGTTGGGTTTCCAAGTCGTCGAGGATGCCGATCGCCGCCTTGCTCCGTCATTCCGGGGCCGCGCAGCGGAACCCGGAAGCCAGAACGCCGGCCTTGCCCGTCCAGATCCTTGATTGCGGCGTTGCCGCACTGGATTCCGGGTTCCGCTGCGCGGCCCCGGAATGACGACATGCGTGTCGGCGACGTAGATCTCCCATTGTCCACAACAACCTACAGCGGATAGCCGACGATCTTCCCGTCCTCGATCCGCTCGATGTATTCAGTCATGCCGTATCCGACCTGCTCGCCCCAGGTGAACCGGGTGAAGCCTTCGGCCACGCGGCTCACGAGAACGCCCTCCTCCGTCTTTCGGCGGTTGCGAAGCGGCGCGAGATTGAGGATCTCGCCGTCGATCCTCACCTTGCGCTTGGCCGTCATCACGCCGAGGCGGACGAAGGCGGGGTCTTGGCTGTCTGTCCAGTCGGTCTGCACTTCGAGATCCATCACCTCCTCGTACTGGCCATCGACCAGCAGCACGCCCTGGCGGCGCACATTGCCGGCCTGGTCGGTGATCTTGAGCAGCATGAAGCCGTCGCCGTTCGGGAAATTGGCAAGGAACAGGCGGTAGAAGTAGATGGCCTGCCAGTAGCGCGGACCCCAGGAGTGGTCGCGCCAGCCGTGGCCGTCGATCTCCCAGCTCTGGTCGCCAACCTTGATGACGCCCCTGGCGCGGCTGTGCTGGTTGAAGTGGCCGAGCGAGAAGTCGCGGCCGTACATGGTCTGGACCGTATCGTCGATCGGCTCGCCGCCATGGACGGGCGACTCCGCCACATGCGTCCACGAGGCGTGGCCGGGCAGCCGCGGTCCCTTGGCGAACAGCTCCTGCGGATTGCGCAGGTCTTCCGGATTGTCGACGATGATGAGCTCGCCGTCGTAGCTCATCGTCACGCTCTTGAGCGGCTCGTTGACGGTGTATTTGATGCCGCCGGCCTCGTGCCTGTCATTGCTGGTGATCGCCGGGCGCTGGAACTGGCAGGCGATGCGTCCGTCCGGAAGATAGAGGCAGACCGAAAGCTCTGCGTAGCCCTCGTTGACGCGGTTGCCGAGACGCATCCAGCCGCCGAACTCGCCCTTCGGGTCG
The Mesorhizobium australicum genome window above contains:
- a CDS encoding DEAD/DEAH box helicase family protein, which produces MVDFKKKLGGKVVEKQTDPVKLYDTLDREADKGPLRPAQIAVLTKWFESDTAKRDWIVKLHTGQGKTLIGLLMLQSRLNAGHGPVVYICPNNFLVDQTCEQARQFGIRTCTSEGDLPEDFIDGRSIFVTSVQKVFNGLTKFGLNKQSIPVDTMLMDDAHACSDTIRNQCRIHIPRQEEAYSLLKALFSADLEQQGMGTYADIENEKRDAFLPVPYWAWIPREAEVAGILSKNSDRKSIKFAWPLLKNLLPHCQCIISGNAVEIEPYIAPLDAFGSFDKATHRIFMSATVTDDAFLVKGLRLSPETIAKPLTYDGEKWSGEKMVLLPSLIHEDLDHGLIVEKFSKSAKKRNFGLVALVPSFEKAKPWESNGALVPTTETIGTVIDALSRGEFDNTVVLVNRYDGIDLPDKTCRVLVFDSKPYAESLTDLYEEQCRPHSAATLMRAVRTVEQGMGRSVRGEKDYSVVVVIGSDLVRLLRDKSSRRFLSSQMATQIEIGLEITDMAKQDIEDGIEPLQAFVDLANKCLKRDDDWKAFYAEQMEKVSVSGSDQAALKLYKSELDAELAYMRGDYAGAVKLVQAIVDEGALDDDEKGWHLQNQARYNFVSNRAEADILQIAAHKRNRLLLKPASGVTVTKLTVVSQGRAERVKKWIGNHNDYADLNVGVTEMLGRLVFGTKADKFEAALNELSFALGFVGERPDTEWKEGPDNLWALDDSQYILFECKSEVGVTRAEINKAEAEQMNRSSAWFDKHYKEMKVKRLIIHPAGKIESAAAFTHYVEGVREWDLKSLVKATREFFKSFENQNLDDLTATHIQKVLNVHGLSVPDLLSKYSRKLKDMK
- a CDS encoding endonuclease domain-containing protein, translating into MRAEKRTFQRARQLRGDLSLPEVILWDCLRGRRLDGLRFRRQHPVGPYVLDFYHAEGKLAVEVDGAHHDLQEQISHELRRDGWLAEHGVRVMRIAARDVLDEKALEGILVMIAEAARR
- a CDS encoding sugar ABC transporter ATP-binding protein, with amino-acid sequence MMQPLIEMKQVTKEYRGVPAVTKVDFVLQKGEIHALLGENGAGKSTLTKMMCGVTQATSGEMLLNGTPVSFHTPAQALDHGVVMVFQETSLVPSMTVAQNLYLGDESLFNRIRGLNIAAQTFLQSLNFNVNPTALVSSLGAAHKQMVEIARAVRKNVQVIIFDEPTASLTPEEKRHFFSLVERLKKSGVSIIFISHALEEALAIADRITVLRDGELVASDAAKNFDRDKIIRAMVGRSLSNSLYRHEAGEEPRPVGEKVLSVQNVSMGAIVRNTSFSIYSGQITGMFGLIGSGRTEVAKIISGVVKRNFFNGGEIRLRDRSVRYRVPRQAVQDGIVYVTEDRKIEGFFETMTIPENLYMGALAAGLTSGQVVNMAEMRALAADWTKTLNIKAINSNARVIELSGGNQQKVVISKSLVQKPKVIIFDEPTRGVDVGAIAEIHAFINKLADEGLAIVVISSYLPEVMNLSDRILVCRSGRVVEEFAPSEATEEKIMYAAVH
- a CDS encoding SMP-30/gluconolactonase/LRE family protein — its product is MIGAVRRVWDNFRGSGEAAVTVPPMDGALRPNRLLEEAGLVLSVTAPDDLAQDDKGVIFSAGGEIRRLTPKGSEPVADLGSNITALAASPKGRIAAALVDGGLAIIEPDGRRALVDELGDGPMRCVTALTFSSSDELLVAQGSSKRSHAEWKRDLMERRTDGSVWRISTDGSRQTRIASGLGWPLGIVVAPDGRLVISESWKHRLVVLAEGRGPQPVLADLPGYPARIHRDPAGGYWLALFAPRNQIIEFVQREPAFLARMIEEIDEAYWAAPSLKPSATFLEPLQGGAQKHLGMLKPWAPTRSYGLVVRLDQAFRPVASWHSRADGTRHGVLTCLPDGDRLLVASKGGDAIVEIRPGSKPSSGAA